The following coding sequences lie in one Rutidosis leptorrhynchoides isolate AG116_Rl617_1_P2 chromosome 4, CSIRO_AGI_Rlap_v1, whole genome shotgun sequence genomic window:
- the LOC139842846 gene encoding uncharacterized protein, whose product MPRRLYANVGHVSCMPVSKASRHPMIPVASPWPFCKWEIDIVGPFPAGPGGVKFLVVTIDYFTKWVEAKTLKTISGKQIQNIIWENIVCQFGYQMKYLVYGSEAELPAEINVPTMRIASFDESSNSEELRENLNLVEECREMAAIKEAINKQRIASYYNKRVQPLSFQLDDLVW is encoded by the exons ATGCCGCGGAGGTTATACGCAAATGTCGGTCATGTCAGCTGCATGCCGGTAAGCAAAGCTTCGCGACACCCAATGATACCAGTCGCGtctccatggccattctgcaaatgggaaaTTGATATAGTGGGACCATTCCCTGCAGGACCAGGAGGGGTAAAGTTTTTGGTTGTGaccattgattattttacaaagtggGTAGAAGCCAAAACGCTCAAAACAATTTCAGGCAAACAAATCCAAAATATTATATGGGAGAACATCGTCTGTCAGTTTGGataccaaatgaaata TTTGGTGTATGGTTCCGAGGCTGAACTACCCGCAGAGATAAATGTACcaaccatgcgcatagcttccttcgatgaaagtagcaaTAGCGAAGAACTGCGTGAAAATCTAAATTTGGTTGAAGAGTGCAGGGAAATGGCGGCgataaaagaagcaatcaacaagcAAAGAATCGCAAGCTACTATAACAAGCGCGTACAACCATTATCTTTTCAATTAGATGATTTGGTATGGTAG